The Brevibacterium atlanticum genome segment AGACGGGCAGGCTCACCGACCGGCGAACCTCTCACGCATGCGGGAGAACATGCCGGACTTCTCGGTGGTGATCTGGGCCCGTGGGGCCTGTTCACCGCGCAGTTCGGCGAGCTTTTCGAACAGTTCGCGCTGTTCGTCGTCGAGCTTGTCCGGCGTGTGCACGTCGACGGTGATGAGCAGGTCGCCGCGGGTCTCCGAGCGCAGGCGGGAGGCGCCGAGGCCGGAGAGTTTGACGACCGTGCCCGACTGGGTGCCGGGAGCGATGCTGAGGTCCTGAGTGCCGTCGAAGGTCTCGAACGGAATGGTCGCGCCGAGGGCGGCGGCCGTCATCGGCACGGACACCGTGGCGCGGAGGTTGTCGCCGTCGCGCTGGAACACCTCGTGGCGGGTGACCATGACCTCGACGAAGAGGTCGCCGGCGGGTCCGCCGCCGGGGCCGACCTCGCCCTGACTGGAAAGCTGGATGCGGGTTCCGTCGGAGACGCCGGCGGGGATGCGGATCTTCATCGTCCGCTGCTTGCGCACCCGCCCGTCGCCCTGGCAGTTGAGGCAGGGGTTGGGGATGACGGTGCCGAAGCCGTGGCAGGAGTTGCAGGTCTGGTTCGTGACCATCTGCCCGAGCAGGGTCCGAGTCATCCGCTGGACGCTGCCGGCTCCGTGGCACAGGCTGCAGGTCTCGACCGAGGTGCCTTCCTGGGTGCCGGCACCCGAGCAGGTCTCACACACCACGGCGGTGGTCACGTCGAGGTCGACGGTGCCGCCGAAGGCCGCGGTCTTGAGGTCGATGTTGACGCCGACGAGGGCGTCCTTGCCGCGCTGGGTGCGTGGGATCGGGCCGCCGGCCTGTCCGCCGCCACCGCCGAAGAAGGTCTCGAAGATGTCTCCGAACCCGCCGAATCCGCCGCCACCGGGGAATCCGCCCTGGCCGTTCTCTCCGCCGCCCATGTCGTAGTTGCGGCGCTTCTCCGGATCGGAGAGCACATCGTAGGCCAGCGAGATGGCCTTGAATTCGTCTTCGTGGCCGGGATTGACGTCCGGGTGGTACTTGCGTGCCAGCTTCCGGTACGACGACTTGATCTCAGCCGCGGAAGCATCCTTGGACACTCCGAGTGTTTCATAGTGATCGGCCACAGAAACTTCTCTCTCCCTGGTGGTGTGTGTTCTTCGTGGTGACGGGCCCGGAGCCCGGTTCGGTGCGGTGTCGGCTCATCCTCGATCGAGCAGCGAGGACACGTACTTCGCCACTGCCCTGACGGCCGAGATCGTTGTCGGGTAGTCCATCCGCGTCGGTCCCAGCACCGCGAGGCGGGCCGAGGAACCTGCGTCATGACCATATTCGGCGGCCACGACCGATGTCGAACTGAACGATTCGTGAGTGTTCTCACGTCCGATGCGCACGCTGATCTCCTCTTGGTCCTCAGCCATCGAGGTCAGCAGTCTGAGCAGCACGACCTGTTCCTCGAAGGCCTCGAGGATCGGGGCCATCTGCTCTCCGAATTCGCGTCCGGACCGGGCGAGGTTCGCGGTGCCCGCCATGATGAGGCGGTCCTCTCGGGTCGCGGCGACGAGGTCGGCGACTGCTGCGCGGATCTTCTCCACCTCGGCGTTGCCGGACTCGACGGCGTCTGCGGGGGCAGCCTCGGTGCCGGTCGGCGTCGGTGACGAAGTGCCAGCCTCGGCCATGACGCGGGAGAGCTTCTTGCCGGAGAACTCGACGTTGATCCGGTCGCGCAGCGCACGCACCCCGTCGTCGTCGAGTCCCTGTGTCACGGTCACGGTCTTCTGCTCGACCTGACCGGCGTCGGTGATGAGGACGACGAGGACGCGATTCGGTGCGAGCCCGACGATCTCGATGTGTTTGATCCGGGCCAGGGACACCGTCGGGTACTGGATCAGGGCGACCTGGTGGGTCAGGCCCGAGAGCACCCGCACGGTGCGGTCGAGCATCTCATCGAGTTCGACGTCGCCGTCGATGAGCTGGAAGATCGCGCGCCGTTCGGCCTGGGTGAGCGGTTTGAACTCGTCGATGCGGTCGACGAACATCCGATAGCCGAGGTCGGTGGGGATCCGACCGGCGGAGGTGTGAGGCTGGGCGATGTAGCCGTCCTGCTCGAGCTGGGCCATGTCGTTGCGGATCGTCGCTGGGGACACCCCGAGCGTGTGTCGCTGCACGATGGCCTTCGAACCGACGGGTTCGTTCGTGGCGACGAAGTCCTCGACGATGGCGCGCAGCACCTGCGCTCTCCTGCTGTCGTTCATCGCTGACCTCCCCACACTTTTGGCACTCGTTAGCACTGAGTGCCAATTCTACGCTTCTTGTCAGTCGATTTCATGTCTGGGGGTGTGCCGTCCGGCACGCGTCCAGTGTGTCCGTCCGGCACGCCTCGGGAGTCCGTCGTCCGGCACGCCTCGGTGGGGCGCCGGGATTATTCGCCGCCTGCCCATTATCGTGGGTGAGCGTGAATGCTTTCGATCGCTACGGACCCGACGTCCTCTCCGGCAGCTCCCCCTCCTCGCACCGACCGAAGAAGTCCCGACCCGTCGAACTCGGGCTCGGGATGGTGCTCGAAGACGCCATGAGCGGGTACGTCGGCGCGGTGGTCGGGGCCGAGAAGACCACCGCGGGAGTCGTCGTCAACCTCGAGGATCGAGCCGGGAAAGTGCGCGCCTTTCCGCTGGGGCCGGGGTTCCTGCTCGAGGGCCAGCCTGTCGACGTCCGCCTGCCCGCGAAGAAGAAGCCGACCACGCCGGGCCGTACCGCTTCGGGATCGCGTGCGGTCGAAGGGGCGAAGGCCCGCGTGGCCCTCGGTTCCCGGATCTGGGTGGAGGGCAAGCACGATGCAGAGCTCGTCGAGAAGATCTGGGGCGACGATCTGCGCATCGAGGGCGTCGTCGTCGAACCGCTGGGCGGTCTCGATGATGTCGCCGACAAGCTCGCGGCCTTCGGCCCCGACAAGGATCACCGAGTGGGGGTCCTCGCCGATCATCTGGTGACCGGGACGAAGGAATCGAAGATCGCCGAGGCGGTGCGTGCCGACCCCCGCTACCGCGACGTCGTCCACATCATCGGCCACCCGTATGTCGACATCTGGCAGGCGGTCAAACCACATGTGGTCGGAATCAGGGAGTGGCCGGTCGTACCCCGCGGGGAGGATTGGAAGACCGGGATCCTGCGGCGCATCGGCTGGCCGCATGCCGATCATCGCGATGTCGCCCGGGGGTGGGTGCGGATCCTCGGGAAGGTGAGCACGATCGCCGATGTCGAATCGACTCTGTCCGGACGCGTCGAGGAGCTCATCGACTTCGTCACCGTCGGCTGAGACGTGTTGCTCAGACGTGTTGCCGAGTTGGAACACGATCGGGTCTTTTCGGCATGTCTCGGCACACGGCGCTGGGATAGTGTGAAACGACAGAGGCAGTGAAAGGACCATCATGTCGTTCAACCCCCAACCGCCGAACAGCGGCCGCCCCATGCCGCCGAACTACGGGCAAGCCGCCGGGCCCCAGCCGTCACAGGGCCCGCAGCGGCCCTATGGGCAGCCGTCGTATGGACAGCCGCCGCCGTACGGACAGCCGAATCATGGGCAGCAGTCAGGTTTTGGTCCGCCCCAGCCTGGCGTCAATCCCGCGCTCTTCGATTCTCAGGCACTTCCCGACGCCGCGTACGGTCCGGGTTCCGAGCTGTTCTGGATGGCCGGTGAGCGGGAGCGGACCACCGCGATGTGGTCGCATCTGGGTACCCTTCTCTTCGGATACCTGCCTCTCATCATGTTCCTCGTGAAGAAGGACGAGTCGCCGTTCGTCAGCGAGCACACCCGGCAGGGCCTCAACGCCATGATCACGAACACGATCGCCACGACGGCGGCGATGATCGTCCTCATGGTCATCGGCTTCGTCCTTGCCTTCATCACCTTCGGGCTCGGCATGTTCATCGTCTTCGGCGCGTTGGTCATCCCGCTCGTGTACACGGTCTTCTACATCATCGCCGGCATCGCGGCCAACCGCGGAGAGGGCTACAAGATCCCCCTGGTCTTCCAGTTCGTCAAGTAATCTTGCTCGTGACACCGCACAAGCGCTCACCCTCGTTCACCGCGGAGACACTCTCCGGCGGAGTGACTGGACTAGTGTGGTGTGACGCACACGTGAGAAGGGACGCTAATGTCGGACAACCCCCAGCAGCCGAACGACAACCGAGCACAGCCGATGCCTCCGGACTACTCCGCACAGTCGGGGCCCCAGCAGCCATATATTCAGCCGGGTTCGCAGCCGGGTTCGCAACCGCAGTCTCAGCAGCCGAACGCGCAGCAGTCCTATGGATCCCAGCCGCAGTACGGTTCACAGCAGCCAGCCAGTCAGCCTGCCTACGGATCGCAGCCCGTATACGGCAGCCAGCAGGCGTACGGCTCCCAGCAGGGTTACCGCGGCCCGCAGGGTTACGGCCCGGGGTCGGCAGCGAATACCAGGGCGTTCGATTCGCGGGCCCTACCTCCGCAGGCCTACGGACCCGGTTCGGCAGGCTTCTGGCAGCCGTCGCCGTCCGAACGCTCCACATCGACGTGGACACAGGTCGGAGCGATCTTCACCGCGTGGATCGTCCCGCTCATCGTCTTCCTCGTGAAGAAGGACGAGTCGCCGTTCATCCGCGAGCAGGCCCGCCAGTCGCTGAACTTCCAGTTGACACTGATCATCGCCTATATCGTTGCGGACATCTTCGCGGTGATCACCTTCGGATTCGGCGCGATCCTCTACTTCGTCATCTGGATCGTCGCTCTCGTCTTCATGATCATCGCCGCTGTGGCAGCCAACAAGGGAGAGGTCTACAAGGTTCCGATGAGCATCCAGCTCGTCAAATAGGACTTCCCCTCAGGCTCCGATCGCCGATGGCAGCATCGACGATGGAGCCGAGCAGCGCCTCCAGGCTCATCGTCGTCTCCGGGCCGCTTCCGAACCCAGGGAGCGGCTCGGTTTCGTTCTCTCCCTCGGACGAAGCCGTTCAGGCGCTTGCCTTGTTCAGACGTATTCGGTGAGGATGCGCACCATATAGTCGGCGAGCAGACGCCCCTGCAGGGTGGGCCGGAACCAACCTTCGGCGGCACCGCCGGGGTCAAGCAGTCCCTGCTTGACGAAGGTGCGCACGGCCTGCTCGCTGCCTGCCGCCAAGGAGTCGAGGCGCAGCTCGTCGTCGATGCGAGCGGCGAGCATGATCCGTTCGATCTCTCGGGTCGCATCGTCGAGGACCTCCCGGCCGATCGCCGGAGACTCCCCAGCCAGCAGTCGATCGGACCAGGCTCGGGGGTGCTTCGCGTTCCAGAACCGGACTCCCCCGATATGCGAATGCGCACCGGGGCCGAAGCCCCACCAGTCGGCATTGCGCCAATACGCCATATTGTGCTCACACCGGGTGTCAGGACCCGTCGACCAGTTGCTCACCTCGTACCAGTGCATGCCCGCCGCACTCATCGCGGCATCGGCGATCTCGTACTTATCGGCCAGATCGTCCTCATCGGGCATCGGCAGCTCACCGCGTCTGACCATCGCGCCCATCTTCGTTCCGGGTTCGACGATGAGGGAGTACGCGGAGATGTGGTCGACCTCGTTGGACAGGGCGACCTCGAGGGACCGCCGCCAATCGTCGGTCGACTCCCCCGGGGTGCCGTAGATGAGGTCGAGGCTGAGTTCGAGTCCCGCGTCCTTGACCCAGCGCGCCACCTCGGGGATCTTCTCGGGGTCATGGGTCCGATCAAGAGTGGCCAGCACATGCGGCACGGCCGACTGCATTCCCATCGAGATCCGGGTGAATCCGGCACCGGCGAGGGTGGCGATGTAGGCGGGATCGAGCGTGTCCGGGTTGGCCTCCGTGGTCACCTCGACTTCCGCGGTCAGCCGGTAACGGGACCGAATGTCGTCCATGATGCCGGCGAGCACCTCGGCTGAGAGCATCGTCGGGGTGCCCCCGCCGAAGAAGATCGTCGACACCTCACGGTTGCCCGCCCCCACCTCGGCGAGGGTCGACACCGACAGATCGAGCTCACGGGCGAGATTGCCGCGGTAGTCCTCACGGGACGCTCCGGGACCGAGATCCTCGGCTGTGTAGGTGTTGAAGTCGCAGTAGCCGCAGCGGACCCGGCAGTACGGGACGTGGACGTAGAGACTTAAGCCCCGGTCACCGGCTCCGATGCCCGCCGACGCGGGAAGTGAGCCGTCACGCGGGGGAACCTCGCCGGTCGGTTGTGCTGGCACTTACTTCTTGGCGTCCTTCTTCTCCGGTTCGTCGGAGGACAGGGCGGCGATGAACGCCTCCTGCGGAACCTCGACGGTGCCGACCATCTTCATCCGCTTCTTGCCTTCCTTCTGCTTCTCGAGCAGTTTGCGCTTGCGGCTGATGTCGCCGCCGTAGCACTTGCTCAGCACGTCCTTGCGGATCGCACGAATGGTCTCGCGGGCGATGATGCGTGAGCCGATGGCTGCCTGGATCGGGACCTCGAACTGCTGGCGCGGGATGAGCTTGCGCAGCTTCCCGGCCATCGCCACCCCGTAGGAGTAGGCGTTGTCGCGGTGGACGATCGCGGAGAACGCATCGACCTGATCACCGTGGAGCAGGATGTCGACCTTGACGAGATCGGAGGCGTCCCGCCCGTCGTCGGAGTAGTCGAGGGAGGCGTAGCCCTTGGTGCGGGACTTCAGCTGATCGAAGAAGTCGAAGACGATCTCGGCCAGGGGAAGGCGGTAGCGGATCTCCACTCGATCCGAGGACAGGTAGTCCATGCCCTGGAGTTTGCCGCGGCGTTCCTGACACAGCTCCATCACCGCGCCGATGTAGTCACTCGGGGTGAGGATCGTGGCCTGGACCATCGGCTCACGGACTTCCTTGATCTTGCCCGTGGGGTATTCGCTCGGGTTCGTCACCACGGTCTCGGTGCCGTCCTCCATCGTCACGTCGTAGATGACCGACGGGGCGGTGGAGATGAGGTCGAGGTCGAATTCGCGTTCGAGACGGTCCCGGAGCACCTCGAGGTGGAGGAGCCCGAGGAATCCGCAGCGGAAGCCGAAGCCCAGCGCCGTGGACGTCTCCGGTTCGTAGGCCAGGGAGGCGTCGTTGAGTTTGAGTTTGTCCAGCGCATCACGCAGCACCGGGTAGTCCGAACCGTCGATGGGGAAGAGTCCGGAGAACACCATCGGCTTGGGCTCACGGTAGCCTTCGAGTGCCTGGGTCGCAGGGGCTGCCGCCGCGGTCACGGTGTCACCGACCTTGGACAGGCGCACATCCTTGACCCCGGTGATGAGGTAGCCGACCTCGCCGACGCCGAGGCCCTTCGTCGCCTTCGGCTCAGGTGAGGAGGCACCGATCTCGAGCAGTTCGTGGGTGCTGCCGGTCGACATCATCTCGATCTTCTCGCGCGGGGACAGCGAACCGTCGATGACGCGCACATACGTGACCACGCCGCGGTAGGTGTCGTAGACGGAGTCGAAGATCATCGCCCTCGCAGGCGCCTCGGCGTCGCCGACGGGGGCTGGGATGTCGGTGATGATGCGGTCGAGGACCTCCTCGACGCCCTCACCGGTCTTACCGGACACGAGCAGGCAGTCCTCGGGTTCGCAGCCGATGAGGTTGGCGAGCTCTTCGGCGTACTTCTCCGGCTGCGCAGCGGGCAGGTCGATCTTGTTGAGCACGGGGATGATCGTCAGGTCGTTCTCCATGGCCAGGTACAGGTTGGCCAGGGTCTGGGCTTCGATGCCCTGCGCGGAGTCGACGAGCAGCAGTGCACCCTCGCACGCGGCCAGTGACCGTGAGACCTCATAGCTGAAGTCGACGTGGCCGGGAGTGTCGATCATGTTGAGCGCGTACGGGGTGTCCTCGTGCTCCCAGGGCATGCGCACGGCCTGGGATTTGATCGTGATGCCGCGTTCGCGTTCGATGTCCATCCGGTCGAGGTACTGGGCGCGCATATCCCGGGATTCGACGACGCCGGTGATCTGGAGCATCCGGTCGGCCAGGGTCGACTTGCCGTGGTCGATATGAGCGATGATGCAGAAATTGCGGATCAGCTCGGGTGAGGTGGCGGATGGTGAGATCCGCTTTATTGCTTCCTTATTCACCTGAGGTGACATGAACGCCCTTCCTTTGACAGATCGGATCTGAGAACAGACCGGAGTGCTCATTCTTTCATGACTTGTGTGCGGACTCGGAATCCATACTGATGCCGCCATGACGGGCCGCGATCGGGGAAGATGGGGGTATGAGCGATTTCACAGTCATGAGCTTCAATCTCCGCTACCCCGCCATGGACGGTCACCCGGTGGCGCAGCGACTGCCGGTCGCCGCCGAGCTCATCCGTCGCGCCCATCCCCACATCGTCGGCACCCAGGAAGGGGAACTCGATCAGCTCGAGTCGCTGATCGGGATGCTTCCCGAGGAGTACATCTGGCTCGGTGAAGGCCATTCCGGGGGCAACGCCGGAGAGTTCACCGCCGTGATCCTCGATTCGCATCGCTTCGACGTCGATGCCGTCGACATCTCGTGGCTGTCCGAACAGCCCGAGACCGTGGCCTCGGAATCGTGGGGCGTCTCCCATGCGCGGACGCTGACGACCGTCGACGTCCGCGACCTCGTCACGAAGCGGCGCCTGCGGGTGCTCAACACCCACCTCGACCACCGGTCCGAGCGTGCCCGGGTGGAGTCGGGACGGATCATGGCCGAGACCATCGCCGAGGCGGCCTTCCCCTCCGTGGTCACCGGCGATTTCAACGTCGCCACCGGTTCCCCCGTCTACAACCTCTTCTGCGCCGAACTCGGCCTGACGGACACCGCCGCCGAGGTCCCCGGGGAGGACATCGGCACCTTTCACCGGTACAAGGGTCCGCAGGCGGGTGCGCCGCGCATCGACTGGATCCTCACCACCGCGGGCCTGCGCACACTCTCGACGAGGATCGACACGTTCAACGTCGACGGCACGTACCCGTCCGACCACTTCCCCGTCGAGGCCGTCCTCGACTTCGAGTGAGGATGCGCTCCCCTTCGCGTGAGGGCACGCTGGTCTGCGCGTGAGGGTGTGTGCGGTCTGCACACCATTGCGCGTTCACCTGCTCCGGTTCACCGGCCTCGATTAGGCTGAGGGCATGAATTGGAGATCAATCGTCAATCGTGCCGCGAGGATCGGGGTCCGCGAGGGCCTGCGCTACCTGCGCCAGTCACAGTCGAAGAAGAACAGCGGGGGCACACCCCAGGGCGACCGCCCGCAGGCCGGTCGACCCGATGCCCGCGGGCAGGATTCCGGATCGGGCGGGTCCGACGCCAGGGCCACCTCGGCGAGGCCGTCCCCTCAGTCGGGCGGTGCCGGTGGATCCGGCGGTTCGTATCCGGGTGACTACGAGGGTCCGATCACGGTCAGTTATTCCCCTGATCTCGACGGCGATGCCGACCCGGGTGAGGTCGTGTGGGGGTGGGTCCCCTTCGAAGAGGATCATTCGCAGGGCAAGGATCGTCCCTCGCTCGTCGTCGGACGCGACGGTCGGTGGGTGCTCGCGCTCATGCTCACCAGCAAGGACCACATTCCCGGTGGGGTCGGCGAGGTGCGTGAGGATCGGCATGCGCGCTGGATGAACATCGGCCCGGGTGAGTGGGACTCGCAGGGGCGGCCCTCGGAGATCCGGCTCGATCGTGTCATCCGTCTCGACCCGGATTCGATCCGCCGTGAGGGCGCGATCATGCCGCGTGAGGTCTTCGACCGCGTGGCGAAGAACATCGCCGGCTGAAGCCGGATTCGCGCGCTCAGGGATTTCCCGCCCGGGCGCGGAGACTGTATCATTAACAGCTGTGTCTTCATCAAGGCGTGTGTCTCGCCGAGGTCGGGTGAAGATGCCGTCGGATCCGATGTCGTCGATGTGTTTCCCCGCGGAGATGATCAGGTCGGTCCGATGCGCCCTCACGACCATGTAGTACTCACACGAAAGAGTGTTGAAATTGGCTAATATCAAGTCCCAGATGAAGCGGATCAAGACGAACGAGAAGGCTCGTCAGCGCAACAAGGCTGTCCGGTCCGAGGTTCGCTCCTACGTCCGCGTCGTCCGCGAGAACATTGCTGCCGGCAACAAGGACGAGGCACAGCAGGCATATGCTGTGGCCGCCCGCAAGCTCGACAAGGCT includes the following:
- a CDS encoding endonuclease/exonuclease/phosphatase family protein, with amino-acid sequence MSDFTVMSFNLRYPAMDGHPVAQRLPVAAELIRRAHPHIVGTQEGELDQLESLIGMLPEEYIWLGEGHSGGNAGEFTAVILDSHRFDVDAVDISWLSEQPETVASESWGVSHARTLTTVDVRDLVTKRRLRVLNTHLDHRSERARVESGRIMAETIAEAAFPSVVTGDFNVATGSPVYNLFCAELGLTDTAAEVPGEDIGTFHRYKGPQAGAPRIDWILTTAGLRTLSTRIDTFNVDGTYPSDHFPVEAVLDFE
- the hrcA gene encoding heat-inducible transcriptional repressor HrcA encodes the protein MNDSRRAQVLRAIVEDFVATNEPVGSKAIVQRHTLGVSPATIRNDMAQLEQDGYIAQPHTSAGRIPTDLGYRMFVDRIDEFKPLTQAERRAIFQLIDGDVELDEMLDRTVRVLSGLTHQVALIQYPTVSLARIKHIEIVGLAPNRVLVVLITDAGQVEQKTVTVTQGLDDDGVRALRDRINVEFSGKKLSRVMAEAGTSSPTPTGTEAAPADAVESGNAEVEKIRAAVADLVAATREDRLIMAGTANLARSGREFGEQMAPILEAFEEQVVLLRLLTSMAEDQEEISVRIGRENTHESFSSTSVVAAEYGHDAGSSARLAVLGPTRMDYPTTISAVRAVAKYVSSLLDRG
- a CDS encoding type II toxin-antitoxin system PemK/MazF family toxin, translating into MNWRSIVNRAARIGVREGLRYLRQSQSKKNSGGTPQGDRPQAGRPDARGQDSGSGGSDARATSARPSPQSGGAGGSGGSYPGDYEGPITVSYSPDLDGDADPGEVVWGWVPFEEDHSQGKDRPSLVVGRDGRWVLALMLTSKDHIPGGVGEVREDRHARWMNIGPGEWDSQGRPSEIRLDRVIRLDPDSIRREGAIMPREVFDRVAKNIAG
- the dnaJ gene encoding molecular chaperone DnaJ, which encodes MADHYETLGVSKDASAAEIKSSYRKLARKYHPDVNPGHEDEFKAISLAYDVLSDPEKRRNYDMGGGENGQGGFPGGGGFGGFGDIFETFFGGGGGQAGGPIPRTQRGKDALVGVNIDLKTAAFGGTVDLDVTTAVVCETCSGAGTQEGTSVETCSLCHGAGSVQRMTRTLLGQMVTNQTCNSCHGFGTVIPNPCLNCQGDGRVRKQRTMKIRIPAGVSDGTRIQLSSQGEVGPGGGPAGDLFVEVMVTRHEVFQRDGDNLRATVSVPMTAAALGATIPFETFDGTQDLSIAPGTQSGTVVKLSGLGASRLRSETRGDLLITVDVHTPDKLDDEQRELFEKLAELRGEQAPRAQITTEKSGMFSRMRERFAGR
- the rpsT gene encoding 30S ribosomal protein S20; amino-acid sequence: MANIKSQMKRIKTNEKARQRNKAVRSEVRSYVRVVRENIAAGNKDEAQQAYAVAARKLDKAVSKGVLHKNNAANRKSRLATQINAL
- a CDS encoding DUF4870 domain-containing protein codes for the protein MSFNPQPPNSGRPMPPNYGQAAGPQPSQGPQRPYGQPSYGQPPPYGQPNHGQQSGFGPPQPGVNPALFDSQALPDAAYGPGSELFWMAGERERTTAMWSHLGTLLFGYLPLIMFLVKKDESPFVSEHTRQGLNAMITNTIATTAAMIVLMVIGFVLAFITFGLGMFIVFGALVIPLVYTVFYIIAGIAANRGEGYKIPLVFQFVK
- the hemW gene encoding radical SAM family heme chaperone HemW, which codes for MPAQPTGEVPPRDGSLPASAGIGAGDRGLSLYVHVPYCRVRCGYCDFNTYTAEDLGPGASREDYRGNLARELDLSVSTLAEVGAGNREVSTIFFGGGTPTMLSAEVLAGIMDDIRSRYRLTAEVEVTTEANPDTLDPAYIATLAGAGFTRISMGMQSAVPHVLATLDRTHDPEKIPEVARWVKDAGLELSLDLIYGTPGESTDDWRRSLEVALSNEVDHISAYSLIVEPGTKMGAMVRRGELPMPDEDDLADKYEIADAAMSAAGMHWYEVSNWSTGPDTRCEHNMAYWRNADWWGFGPGAHSHIGGVRFWNAKHPRAWSDRLLAGESPAIGREVLDDATREIERIMLAARIDDELRLDSLAAGSEQAVRTFVKQGLLDPGGAAEGWFRPTLQGRLLADYMVRILTEYV
- a CDS encoding DUF3097 domain-containing protein; the encoded protein is MSVNAFDRYGPDVLSGSSPSSHRPKKSRPVELGLGMVLEDAMSGYVGAVVGAEKTTAGVVVNLEDRAGKVRAFPLGPGFLLEGQPVDVRLPAKKKPTTPGRTASGSRAVEGAKARVALGSRIWVEGKHDAELVEKIWGDDLRIEGVVVEPLGGLDDVADKLAAFGPDKDHRVGVLADHLVTGTKESKIAEAVRADPRYRDVVHIIGHPYVDIWQAVKPHVVGIREWPVVPRGEDWKTGILRRIGWPHADHRDVARGWVRILGKVSTIADVESTLSGRVEELIDFVTVG
- the lepA gene encoding translation elongation factor 4, whose protein sequence is MSPQVNKEAIKRISPSATSPELIRNFCIIAHIDHGKSTLADRMLQITGVVESRDMRAQYLDRMDIERERGITIKSQAVRMPWEHEDTPYALNMIDTPGHVDFSYEVSRSLAACEGALLLVDSAQGIEAQTLANLYLAMENDLTIIPVLNKIDLPAAQPEKYAEELANLIGCEPEDCLLVSGKTGEGVEEVLDRIITDIPAPVGDAEAPARAMIFDSVYDTYRGVVTYVRVIDGSLSPREKIEMMSTGSTHELLEIGASSPEPKATKGLGVGEVGYLITGVKDVRLSKVGDTVTAAAAPATQALEGYREPKPMVFSGLFPIDGSDYPVLRDALDKLKLNDASLAYEPETSTALGFGFRCGFLGLLHLEVLRDRLEREFDLDLISTAPSVIYDVTMEDGTETVVTNPSEYPTGKIKEVREPMVQATILTPSDYIGAVMELCQERRGKLQGMDYLSSDRVEIRYRLPLAEIVFDFFDQLKSRTKGYASLDYSDDGRDASDLVKVDILLHGDQVDAFSAIVHRDNAYSYGVAMAGKLRKLIPRQQFEVPIQAAIGSRIIARETIRAIRKDVLSKCYGGDISRKRKLLEKQKEGKKRMKMVGTVEVPQEAFIAALSSDEPEKKDAKK
- a CDS encoding DUF4870 domain-containing protein, with protein sequence MSDNPQQPNDNRAQPMPPDYSAQSGPQQPYIQPGSQPGSQPQSQQPNAQQSYGSQPQYGSQQPASQPAYGSQPVYGSQQAYGSQQGYRGPQGYGPGSAANTRAFDSRALPPQAYGPGSAGFWQPSPSERSTSTWTQVGAIFTAWIVPLIVFLVKKDESPFIREQARQSLNFQLTLIIAYIVADIFAVITFGFGAILYFVIWIVALVFMIIAAVAANKGEVYKVPMSIQLVK